A genomic segment from Syntrophotalea acetylenivorans encodes:
- a CDS encoding glycyl radical protein, producing the protein MSTIVKVDPAVAKHGPSERVEKIKAKFLATTPEICAERAKLITESYKETEGKPMSIRRAKALEKILLGMSIRIEDDELIVGNQCSMPRSAPVYPEFSCEWLEGELDRLAKRSADVFLISEDVKKTLREDVFPYWKGKTNHEIAASMMKQEALDAGDAVVYTVGNYWFNGVGHISANYGKVMSEGLDAVIAEAEAAKEKFDFTQADQMKSLHFLDSTIIANKAVIAFANRYADEAERLAAAEQDATRKAELLEIARICRKVPAQPAETFMEAVQAFWFVHLIIQIESNGHSISPMRFDQYCYPFYAASKDSMSSEQVQEVLDLIWLKMNSLNKVRDEVSTMAFAGYPMFMNIIVGGQDRDGLDATNELSLMLLQAAANTKLYAPSLSVRIHENTPEVLYMKAAELSRMGLGVPAYFNDRIIIPALLARGLSLEDARDYGIIGCVEPQVGGKTEGWHDAAFFNMAKVVELTLNNGYDKRTGMQVGLKTGTVDEMKSFDDVIAAYTKQMEYFVGLMAHADNMVDAAHGQNMPLPFLSSLVEDCIGRGKSLQEGGAIYNFTGPQGVGVANAGDALTAVKKLCFEDNAISLVELKEIIDNDYEGAEEVRQMLINRAPKYGNDDDYADEVAVQSANIYCAEVNKYTNPRGGQYQPGLYPASANVPFGSVCEATPDGRKKGSPLADGVSPSGGVDIAGPTASVKSVAKLDHEVTSNGTLLNQKFHPNAVKGEEGLRNLIAVTETYFKNGGFHVQYNVIDRKTMEEAQEKPEEYSSLVVRVAGYSAFFTALDKSLQDDIMSRTEQIF; encoded by the coding sequence ATGTCTACTATCGTAAAAGTTGATCCTGCAGTCGCAAAACATGGTCCTAGCGAAAGAGTCGAGAAGATCAAGGCCAAATTCCTGGCCACCACTCCGGAAATCTGCGCCGAGCGGGCCAAGCTCATCACCGAGTCTTACAAGGAGACCGAAGGCAAGCCCATGAGCATCCGCCGCGCCAAGGCCCTGGAAAAGATTCTCCTGGGGATGTCGATTCGCATCGAAGACGATGAATTGATCGTCGGCAATCAGTGCAGCATGCCCCGTTCCGCCCCTGTTTATCCCGAATTCTCTTGCGAGTGGTTGGAAGGTGAGCTCGATCGCCTGGCCAAGCGCAGCGCCGACGTCTTCTTGATCAGCGAAGATGTCAAGAAAACCCTGCGCGAAGACGTGTTTCCCTACTGGAAAGGCAAGACCAACCACGAAATCGCCGCTTCTATGATGAAGCAAGAAGCACTCGATGCCGGTGACGCTGTCGTCTACACCGTCGGCAACTACTGGTTCAACGGTGTCGGCCATATCTCGGCAAATTACGGCAAGGTCATGAGCGAAGGCCTTGATGCAGTCATCGCCGAAGCTGAAGCGGCCAAGGAAAAATTCGATTTCACCCAGGCGGACCAGATGAAGTCCCTGCACTTCCTGGACTCGACCATCATCGCCAACAAGGCCGTTATCGCCTTCGCCAACCGTTATGCCGACGAAGCTGAGCGTTTGGCTGCGGCCGAGCAGGATGCCACCCGCAAAGCCGAACTGCTGGAGATTGCCCGCATCTGCCGCAAGGTACCTGCCCAACCCGCGGAAACCTTCATGGAAGCAGTCCAGGCTTTCTGGTTCGTACACCTGATCATTCAGATCGAATCGAACGGCCACTCCATCTCTCCCATGCGCTTTGACCAGTACTGCTATCCCTTCTACGCAGCCAGCAAAGACTCCATGTCTTCCGAGCAGGTTCAGGAAGTCCTCGACCTGATCTGGCTGAAGATGAACAGCCTGAACAAGGTGCGTGACGAAGTTTCCACCATGGCCTTTGCCGGCTACCCGATGTTCATGAATATCATTGTCGGCGGCCAGGATCGCGACGGGCTTGATGCTACCAACGAATTGTCCTTGATGTTGCTGCAGGCTGCGGCTAACACCAAGCTTTACGCACCTTCGCTGTCGGTCCGCATCCATGAAAACACTCCGGAAGTGCTTTACATGAAAGCCGCCGAACTTAGCCGCATGGGTCTGGGCGTACCGGCCTACTTCAACGACCGCATCATCATCCCGGCTTTGTTGGCTCGTGGCCTGTCTCTGGAAGATGCCCGTGACTACGGCATCATCGGTTGTGTTGAGCCCCAGGTTGGCGGCAAGACCGAAGGCTGGCACGATGCCGCATTCTTCAACATGGCCAAGGTCGTCGAGCTGACCCTCAACAACGGCTATGACAAGCGCACCGGAATGCAGGTCGGTCTCAAGACCGGTACCGTCGACGAAATGAAGTCTTTCGACGATGTTATTGCCGCTTACACCAAGCAAATGGAGTATTTCGTTGGTTTGATGGCCCACGCCGACAACATGGTTGATGCGGCCCACGGTCAAAATATGCCCCTGCCGTTCCTGTCCAGCCTGGTTGAAGACTGCATCGGCCGCGGCAAGTCCCTTCAGGAAGGCGGCGCCATCTACAACTTCACCGGTCCCCAAGGGGTTGGCGTTGCCAATGCCGGCGATGCTCTGACCGCCGTCAAGAAGCTGTGCTTCGAAGATAACGCCATCAGCTTGGTTGAGTTGAAGGAGATTATCGACAACGACTACGAGGGCGCCGAGGAAGTCCGCCAGATGCTCATCAACCGTGCTCCCAAGTACGGCAACGATGATGACTACGCTGACGAAGTCGCCGTCCAATCGGCCAACATTTACTGCGCCGAAGTCAACAAGTACACCAACCCCCGTGGTGGCCAGTATCAGCCCGGTCTCTATCCCGCTTCCGCCAACGTTCCGTTCGGTTCTGTCTGTGAAGCGACTCCGGATGGCCGCAAAAAAGGCTCTCCGCTGGCTGACGGTGTTTCTCCCTCCGGTGGTGTTGATATCGCCGGTCCGACCGCTTCGGTTAAATCCGTCGCCAAACTCGACCACGAAGTCACCTCTAACGGCACCCTGCTCAACCAGAAATTCCATCCCAACGCCGTTAAGGGGGAAGAGGGTCTGCGCAACCTGATCGCTGTAACTGAAACCTACTTCAAGAACGGCGGCTTCCATGTTCAGTACAACGTCATTGACCGCAAAACCATGGAAGAAGCTCAGGAAAAACCTGAAGAATACAGCAGCCTCGTAGTTCGGGTGGCCGGGTACAGCGCTTTCTTCACCGCGCTGGACAAGTCCCTGCAGGACGACATCATGTCCCGTACCGAGCAGATCTTTTAA